GTAAGATTTGGGTATTTTGGAATGACTGCACCCCGTGCATACGTTTTATGTGTTTCATAGTCATGGACCAAATCACTTTTTAAAACTTCAAGACATCGTTTATGGGATACAATCCACGCACTATCAATAAATGCATTCCCCCATACATGATCCCAATGTGCGTGCGAATTAATTAAGATGATTGGTTGATTGTTTCCATATTCATGAATAATATGGTTTATATCCTGTGCTGTTTGTGCGCCAAGTCCACTATCAATCACAAAGATATAGGGCGGTGTGATGATGATATGTATATTTAAATAGATGCCTTCAAAGACATCATCATACATGAGAACATGATGGCGGTTTGTTAAGATAAGATGGTTCATGAGTGTGCTCCTTTACCTTTATTCTATCATTTTTTTGCTGATTCTCAGAATATAGGTCATTTTCACAGAAATTTCACCAAATAAACTTTATTATAGGTATAAATAATGGTTATAATTACTTGACGTAATTAAAGGAGGAACAGTTTATGATCTGGCATAATATGACAAAAGATGAAGTTGTT
This DNA window, taken from Erysipelothrix larvae, encodes the following:
- a CDS encoding MBL fold metallo-hydrolase; this encodes MNHLILTNRHHVLMYDDVFEGIYLNIHIIITPPYIFVIDSGLGAQTAQDINHIIHEYGNNQPIILINSHAHWDHVWGNAFIDSAWIVSHKRCLEVLKSDLVHDYETHKTYARGAVIPKYPNLTFDQTLIFEEAGIELGFAPGHTDNDIYVYDHFDHILNVGDNIGDTVEECIPYLETSQEIYVQSIKRYQSYDVKWVVSGHNEVVDASMFDKILDQLK